One region of Chloroflexota bacterium genomic DNA includes:
- the fusA gene encoding elongation factor G — MPASLQSLEKTRNIGFIAHIDAGKTTVTERVLYFTGRIRKIGGVDDGTTAMDWMAQERERGITITSAATTAQWGDYDINIIDTPGHVDFTAEVERSLRILDGGVVVFDAVAGVQPQSETVWRQADKYEVPRICFVNKMDRVGADFYRTIDSISHRLQANPVAVQIPIGQEDDFLGVIDLIEGKSWTWAEEGVEIPKEGPVPEEFIEEYLTYRGLMIEKIAETDDELLFKYIEEEEITNQEIKDALRKATIGYSIVPVFCGTALRTKGVQPLIDAICEYLPSPLDVPPVTGTAPTSDSDEELIRSPDPEEPFSALAFKTVSDPYIGRLVYFRVYSGTAASGSSVYNSTNRRRERLGRIVQMHAQHREEIDEVHAGQIAAAVGLKFTATGDTICTQNDPIVLETISFPEPVISVAIEPRSRADQDKLSDALVKLSDEDPTFRINYDDETGQTIMSGMGELHLEILIDRMKREFSVEGNVGQPRVAYRETVRRAAGGVGRFVRQTGGHGQFGHVVIEMEPGESGSGIVIEDKITGGAIPREFIPSAENGIREALNTGPLSGFPMIDVKVTMVDGSFHEVDSSQVAFQIAGSMAAKDAVSKARAQLLEPIMSLEVVTPGDFLGEVLGDLGRRRAAIRNIEGQGEIQVVKAAIPLGESFGYANAIRSQTQGRASYNMEFDNYEAAPDSLLVNK; from the coding sequence ATGCCTGCAAGTTTGCAGAGTCTGGAAAAGACGAGAAACATCGGGTTCATAGCCCACATCGACGCCGGCAAGACTACGGTTACGGAACGCGTGTTGTATTTCACAGGACGCATTCGCAAGATTGGCGGCGTGGATGATGGTACGACCGCGATGGATTGGATGGCGCAAGAGCGCGAGCGCGGCATAACGATAACATCCGCCGCGACGACCGCTCAGTGGGGCGACTACGACATCAACATCATCGATACGCCCGGACATGTGGACTTCACCGCAGAGGTGGAGCGCAGCCTGCGTATCCTTGATGGCGGCGTGGTCGTGTTCGACGCCGTCGCGGGCGTTCAACCGCAATCGGAAACGGTCTGGCGGCAGGCGGACAAGTACGAAGTGCCTCGTATCTGCTTCGTGAACAAGATGGACCGCGTGGGCGCGGATTTCTATCGCACCATCGATTCCATATCCCATAGATTGCAGGCGAACCCAGTCGCGGTGCAGATTCCAATCGGGCAAGAGGACGATTTCCTCGGCGTCATCGACCTGATCGAAGGCAAGTCTTGGACTTGGGCTGAAGAAGGCGTTGAGATACCCAAAGAGGGTCCCGTTCCCGAAGAGTTCATCGAAGAATACCTTACCTATCGCGGCTTGATGATCGAGAAGATTGCCGAGACCGACGACGAACTTCTTTTCAAGTATATTGAAGAAGAAGAGATTACCAATCAAGAAATCAAGGATGCGCTACGCAAGGCGACAATCGGATACAGCATCGTCCCCGTGTTCTGCGGTACCGCGCTGCGAACGAAGGGCGTTCAACCGCTGATTGACGCCATCTGCGAATATCTCCCATCCCCTCTCGATGTCCCCCCTGTTACTGGCACTGCCCCCACTTCGGATTCAGACGAAGAGCTAATCCGTTCACCCGACCCGGAAGAGCCGTTCTCCGCGCTCGCATTCAAGACGGTCTCCGACCCGTACATCGGGCGGCTGGTCTATTTTCGAGTGTATTCCGGCACGGCGGCGTCGGGTTCGTCGGTGTATAACTCCACGAACCGCAGGCGCGAGCGTCTCGGACGCATTGTGCAGATGCACGCGCAGCACCGTGAGGAAATTGACGAAGTGCACGCAGGGCAGATTGCCGCCGCCGTAGGATTGAAGTTCACGGCGACCGGCGACACTATCTGCACGCAGAACGACCCCATCGTGCTGGAGACCATCAGCTTCCCGGAGCCGGTCATATCGGTCGCAATCGAGCCGCGCTCGCGCGCCGACCAAGACAAGCTCTCGGACGCGCTCGTCAAGTTGTCGGACGAAGATCCTACTTTCAGGATTAACTACGACGATGAGACCGGGCAGACGATAATGTCCGGCATGGGCGAGCTTCACCTTGAGATTCTGATTGACAGGATGAAGCGCGAGTTCAGCGTTGAGGGCAATGTCGGGCAGCCGCGCGTCGCATACCGCGAGACTGTTCGCAGGGCGGCAGGCGGTGTCGGGCGGTTCGTCAGGCAGACGGGCGGGCACGGTCAGTTTGGGCATGTAGTCATCGAGATGGAGCCGGGCGAAAGCGGCTCGGGCATCGTCATCGAAGACAAGATTACCGGCGGCGCAATTCCGCGCGAGTTCATCCCATCGGCAGAAAACGGCATACGCGAAGCCCTGAACACGGGTCCGCTGTCCGGCTTCCCGATGATTGATGTGAAGGTAACGATGGTTGACGGCAGCTTCCACGAAGTTGACTCGTCGCAGGTCGCCTTCCAGATTGCCGGCTCTATGGCGGCGAAGGATGCGGTTAGCAAAGCGCGCGCGCAGCTGCTTGAGCCCATTATGAGCCTCGAAGTGGTAACGCCGGGCGATTTCCTTGGCGAAGTGCTGGGCGACTTGGGTCGCCGGCGCGCCGCCATCCGCAATATCGAAGGGCAAGGCGAGATTCAGGTGGTCAAGGCGGCTATCCCACTGGGCGAGAGCTTTGGCTACGCGAACGCCATCCGCTCGCAGACGCAGGGACGCGCCAGCTACAACATGGAGTTCGACAACTACGAAGCCGCGCCGGACAGCCTGCTAGTGAACAAGTAG
- the rpsJ gene encoding 30S ribosomal protein S10 — translation MVTANSQKIRIILKAFDHRLLDQSAGQIVEAAERTGARVSGPVPLPTAIKRFCVIRGPHIDKNSREHFELRTHNRLIDILEPTSKTIDSLTRLNVPAGVDISIKL, via the coding sequence ATGGTTACAGCCAACAGCCAAAAGATACGCATCATACTGAAGGCATTCGACCACAGGCTGCTAGACCAGTCTGCTGGGCAGATTGTGGAGGCGGCTGAGCGCACTGGCGCGCGCGTTTCTGGCCCTGTGCCACTGCCTACGGCAATCAAGCGCTTCTGCGTGATTCGTGGTCCGCACATTGACAAGAACTCGCGCGAGCACTTCGAGCTGCGCACGCACAATCGGCTCATCGACATTCTGGAGCCGACATCGAAGACCATCGACTCGCTGACACGGCTGAATGTACCCGCGGGCGTGGACATTTCGATCAAACTCTAA
- a CDS encoding 50S ribosomal protein L3: MTVHALIGKKIGTTQVFHEDGRADCVTAIEVGPCTVTQVKTIENDGYESVQLGFEPVKRLNKPRAGHLKRSGQQMFRHLREVGVDDVSEVEIGQTLDASLFEEGEAIEVTGKSKGRGFAGGVRRYNFRGGPKTHGQSDRHRAPGSVGAGSTPGRVIKGLRMAGHMGDERVTSRGLEIVLADAERNLVLVRGTVPGARNGLVIVRKAGKRK, from the coding sequence ATGACGGTTCATGCACTAATTGGCAAGAAAATAGGCACGACGCAGGTCTTCCACGAAGACGGGCGCGCGGATTGCGTTACCGCCATCGAAGTTGGTCCCTGCACCGTAACACAAGTGAAGACGATCGAGAACGACGGCTACGAGAGCGTGCAGCTCGGCTTCGAGCCGGTCAAGCGGCTGAACAAGCCACGCGCCGGACACCTCAAGCGAAGCGGGCAGCAGATGTTCCGCCACCTGCGCGAAGTGGGCGTGGACGATGTTAGCGAAGTCGAAATCGGGCAGACGCTGGACGCCAGCCTGTTCGAGGAGGGCGAGGCGATCGAAGTCACCGGCAAGTCCAAAGGACGCGGATTCGCGGGCGGCGTGCGAAGGTACAACTTCCGCGGCGGTCCCAAGACGCACGGTCAGTCCGACCGACATCGCGCACCCGGCTCCGTCGGCGCGGGCAGCACGCCCGGCCGCGTGATCAAGGGACTGCGGATGGCAGGACACATGGGAGACGAACGGGTTACATCGCGCGGGCTGGAGATTGTGCTGGCAGACGCAGAGCGCAACCTAGTTCTCGTCAGGGGCACTGTGCCGGGCGCGCGAAACGGGCTTGTTATCGTCAGAAAAGCGGGCAAGAGGAAGTAG
- the rplD gene encoding 50S ribosomal protein L4 has translation MSGAVVEDIEVLDDLFDVPMNAALVHQVMVGQLANKRQGTAKVKTRSEVAGGGAKPRPQKYTGRARQGSIRSPIWRGGGVVFGPTPRSYRQRTPKRVKRQALKMVLSDKAREQQLIVVDELSIAAAKTKELAQALNALGVGSSVLLVSNGANDAVVRAARNIPKTRTLPVDLLNTVDLLNAKSVVISVDAVREAERLWGGDLVRIKQATAGAEEEA, from the coding sequence ATGAGCGGCGCCGTCGTGGAAGACATCGAAGTGCTCGACGACTTGTTCGACGTGCCGATGAACGCCGCGCTTGTGCACCAGGTCATGGTAGGACAGCTGGCGAACAAGCGGCAGGGCACCGCCAAGGTGAAGACCCGCTCAGAGGTTGCCGGTGGCGGCGCAAAGCCCCGACCGCAGAAGTACACGGGAAGGGCTAGGCAGGGCTCAATCCGCTCGCCGATTTGGCGTGGCGGTGGCGTCGTATTTGGTCCTACGCCGCGCAGCTACAGGCAACGAACGCCAAAGCGCGTCAAGCGACAAGCGCTCAAGATGGTGCTGTCTGACAAGGCTCGCGAGCAGCAGCTGATCGTGGTGGACGAATTGAGCATCGCGGCTGCGAAGACGAAGGAACTAGCGCAGGCGCTCAACGCGCTGGGAGTCGGCTCTTCCGTGCTGCTGGTCAGCAACGGCGCGAACGATGCCGTTGTACGCGCCGCGCGAAACATTCCCAAGACGCGAACGCTGCCCGTTGACCTGCTGAACACGGTTGACCTGCTAAACGCGAAGAGTGTCGTGATTTCCGTTGACGCGGTGCGCGAGGCGGAGCGGCTGTGGGGCGGCGATCTCGTGCGCATCAAGCAGGCGACGGCAGGTGCGGAGGAGGAAGCGTAA
- a CDS encoding 50S ribosomal protein L23, giving the protein MDLHPFEILRKPVITEKSTDLQDDGRYVFEVARSATKHQIKWAVQEAFGVTVTKVNTMNRRGKKKRYGPRMSQKKAIKKAIVTLRPGDTITIFEGV; this is encoded by the coding sequence ATGGACTTGCATCCCTTCGAGATACTCAGGAAACCAGTAATCACCGAGAAGAGCACAGACCTTCAGGACGACGGTCGCTATGTGTTCGAGGTTGCGCGGTCTGCAACCAAGCACCAGATAAAGTGGGCAGTGCAGGAAGCCTTCGGCGTTACCGTAACGAAGGTGAACACAATGAACAGGCGAGGCAAGAAGAAGCGCTACGGACCGCGCATGTCGCAGAAGAAGGCGATAAAGAAGGCTATCGTAACGCTCCGACCCGGCGACACGATAACGATATTTGAAGGCGTATAG